The Orrella daihaiensis genome contains the following window.
ATCGACCTCTCGGGTGACGGTGGCTTTGCCGTCGCCAATTTCAACCTTGCTGGCAAATGTTGCTTGTGGCCACCCTAGGAGCGCGGCCAGCATCTGGCCAGTCTGATTGGCGTCATCATCAATAGCTTGCTTACCGAGAATAATCAGTTCGGGCTGTTCTTTGTCAGCCAGTGCCTTCAGGATCTTGGCAACAGCTAGAGGCTGCAGCTCTTCGTCGGTTTGCACTAAAACACCCCGATCAGCACCAATGGCCATGGCAGTACGCAAGGTTTCCTGACACTGGGCTACGCCGCAAGAGACAGCCACAATCTCGGTGACAGTTCCCTTTTCCTTCAGGCGAGTCGCTTCCTCGACGGCAATCTCATCAAAAGGATTCATGGACATTTTCACGTTGGCGATATCGACGCCAGTCTGGTCCGACTTAACCCTGACCTTGACGTTGTAGTCCACCACGCGTTTTACGGGTACTAGGACCTTCATCAATCACTCTCCAGTATTGGTCAATAAAATCAGCGAGACAGCAAATCCGGAGTGTGGTGCGCCGGCAACGGCACCCCAATGTTTTATATTCCCCCAACATGCCGTCTAATCCATGAGCGGCAAGGATTTTCTGTCTAATTTCTGCCCATTCTACAACTTTGCCAAGGTCCGCACGTGAGCAACCACGCTACGCGCCAGCGCCGAGAGGTTATAGCCTCCCTCCAAGGCACTGACAATGCGCCCTTGCGCATGCTTGTCAGCCACCGCCATCAATTGCTCGGTCATCCAGATATAATCGGCTTCCACAAGTCCTAGCTGGGCCATGTCATCCTCACGATGGGCATCGAACCCGGCCGATATGAAGATCATTTCAGGTTTATGAGCCTCCAGCCTCGGTAGCCAATGCTCAGTGACCAACTCTCGAATTCGGTCTCCTCGGGTGTATGCATCGACTGGGATGTTGCACATGTTTGGTGCTGGGTCATGCACACCGCAGTCGGGAAACAACGGGTACTGGAAATAGCTGCACATCAAGACACGCTCATCACCCGCAAATATCGCCTCGGTACCATTGCCATGGTGCACATCAAAATCAATAATCGCGACCCGTGACAAACCATGATTGGCCAACGCATGGGCAATTCCCACGGCGATATTGTTAAAAAAACAAAACCCCATGGCACGGGCAACAGATGCGTGGTGACCGGGCGGGCGCACAGCGCAGAAAGCGTTTGACGCCGAACCCGAGATCACTGCATCAACAGCCTGTATGACGCCACCAGCGGCATGGCGCGCCGCGTCCAGCGTATGCGGGTTCATCACGGTATCGCCATCGATATCGTAAATACCGTTATCAGGTAGCCATGCCGACAAACGATCCAGGTGAGCCTGTGCATGAACCCGTAACAAATCCGTATCAGTTGCCGGTGCGCTCACCTCATCAGTACGGATGTAGTTGATAATGCCACTAGTAAGTAGTTGGTCCGTGATGGCATCGAGCCGCTCGGGACATTCAGGATGCGCTTGCCCCATATCGTGCAAGCGACAAACCGGGTGGGTGAGGAACAGTGTCTCCA
Protein-coding sequences here:
- a CDS encoding electron transfer flavoprotein subunit beta/FixA family protein; its protein translation is MKVLVPVKRVVDYNVKVRVKSDQTGVDIANVKMSMNPFDEIAVEEATRLKEKGTVTEIVAVSCGVAQCQETLRTAMAIGADRGVLVQTDEELQPLAVAKILKALADKEQPELIILGKQAIDDDANQTGQMLAALLGWPQATFASKVEIGDGKATVTREVDGGLETLSLTLPAIVTTDLRLNEPRYVTLPNIMKAKKKQLDTVSPADLGVDAAPRLKTLKVSEPPSRSAGIKVPDVSALVDKLKNEAKVV
- a CDS encoding histone deacetylase family protein, whose amino-acid sequence is METLFLTHPVCRLHDMGQAHPECPERLDAITDQLLTSGIINYIRTDEVSAPATDTDLLRVHAQAHLDRLSAWLPDNGIYDIDGDTVMNPHTLDAARHAAGGVIQAVDAVISGSASNAFCAVRPPGHHASVARAMGFCFFNNIAVGIAHALANHGLSRVAIIDFDVHHGNGTEAIFAGDERVLMCSYFQYPLFPDCGVHDPAPNMCNIPVDAYTRGDRIRELVTEHWLPRLEAHKPEMIFISAGFDAHREDDMAQLGLVEADYIWMTEQLMAVADKHAQGRIVSALEGGYNLSALARSVVAHVRTLAKL